The DNA region AGTGCCGTACGCAGCCGCCGCCAGTCGGCGATGTCGGCCACCAGCATGCCGGGTTCGGGCTCGAATCCGAGGGTGACACCGGCGGTGTCGGCGGCGTCGACCACGGTGGCGCAGCCGTCGACCAGCCGTTGCCAGGCGGTGGCGTCGTCGACCTCGGCCGGGCGCACCCCGGACCAGAAGGAGACCGCCTCCGCGCCGAGGTCGGCGCCGATCGCCACGGCCCGGCGCAGAAAGTCGATCCGGTGCGCGGCCGCGTCGTGCAGCAGGGTCGGGGCGTGCTTGTGCCACGGGTCGAGCAGGTACCGCGCGCCGGTCTCGATCACCACCGCGAGGCCCAGGTCACGCAGCCGGTCGGCGACCCGGATCACCGTGGCGGGCAGGTCGGCGGCGTACGGGTCGAGGTGGTCGTGGTCGAGGGTGAGGGCAACTCCCTGGTAGCCGAGATCGGCGAGCAGGGCCAACGCGTCGGTGAGCCGGTGGTTGGCGAAACCGTTGGTGCCGTAACCGAAGCGCAGCCCGGCCAGCGTGTCGGCGCTCATGTCGGCGACACCAGGCGGGCCAGCCGCCGGCCCAACGGCGCGGCGGCGGCCACGGCGAGCCCGACCAGAGTCGCGGCGCCGGTGGCGGTCGCCGGCGACCGGGCGGTGAGCGCGCCCTGCAGCGCGGGCAGCCCGACGATGCCGGCGCCGACGGCGGCCTGCACCTGATGCGGTGCGGGATCGCGGGCCACCGCCACCTGCGCGGCACCGTAACGGGCCGCGTACCAGCCGGCGAGGCCGGCGGTGACCGCCGCCCGCCACCAGCGGCCGGCGCCGGCCGATGCGGACCCTGCCGACGTGGACCCTGGCGCTGCGGACCCTGGCGCTGCGGGTCGCCGGGCCGCCGGTGCGGCGGCGGCCACGGCGATCGCGGCGGTGCCGGCCAGGGTCGCCGCCGGCAACCGGGGGTCGGCCCCGCTGACCTCGCTGCGGGACAGCTCGGTGACGGTGTAGGTGTGCGCGGCGACCGCCAGCGCGGCGGGCAGCGCCGGCCGCAGTCGGCCGGACCCGGCGGCCCCCAGCAGCACGTCCAGGCCCCGGCAGGTCGCCATCACCGCCGGCCCGGCAGCGGTGTTCTTGGCCCACAGGTCGTACGCCCAGACGGCGGCGGTCAACGGCACCCCGACGGCGAGTGCCCGACGGCCGCCGACGGCGGCGGTCACCGCGAGGCTGGCGGTGGTGAGCCCGGCCGCGACGGCGAGCGCGGTGCCCGGGGCGACCCGGCCGGACGGGATCGGCCGGGTCGGCCGTTCGACCGCGTCGAGCTCCCGGTCGGCCCAGTCGTTGGCGGCCATGCCCGCCCAGTAGAGGCAGACCGACGCGCCGGCCAGGCCGGCGGTACGCGGGCCGAGTCCACCGGCGGCGGCCGCGCCGGCCACCACGTCGCCCGGTACGGACAGCGCCGCCGGCGCCCGGACCAGCTCGGCGAGGTCGCGCCACCGTACGGACATCAGCGTGCCCCGCCGGCGTCGGTCGCCCGGTCCTGCAGGCCGGCGACGAACTCGACGAGCACCCGCCACTGATCGCCCAGAGCGTGCGGGCCGTCGCCGATCGGATCCTTGAAGAAGAAGCCCAGCTCGGGCAGGGGTCCGCTGCGGCCGGCATGCTGCGCCGCAGCGGTCAGCCGGGCCAGGTCCAACACCAGTGGGGCCGCCAGCGCCGAGTCACAACCGTGCCAGGTGAACTCCATCCGCATGGCGGTGCCGAGGAAACCGGAGAAGGTGATCAGGTCCCAGGCGGTCTTGAAGTCGCCGATGTCGTCGACGTACTCGATGCGGGTGTGGCCCTGCGGCTGGTAGCCGAGGATTTCGGCGAGCACCCGCTGCTTGCTGGCCGACTTGGCCGCGTTGGCCGCCGGCTCAGCCAGGTTGGCGCCGTCGCCGCCGCCGAGCAGGTTGCTGCCGGACCAGCTGCGTACCTGCAGGTTGCGCAGCGCGAACATCGGCGCGAGCACCGCCTTGACCAGGGTCTCGCCGGTCTTGCCGTCGTGTCCGGCGTACGGTGCCGACCGTTGCCGGGCCAGTTCGTCGAGGGCGGGCAACCGGGCCCCGGTCGACGGGGTGAAGTCGACGTAGCCGCAGCCGGCCTGCAGGGCCGCGTACGCGGCGAGCGCGCTCGGCGGCAGCACCGGTTGCGACCCGGCCAGCGCCTCGACCAGTGCGGCGAGGCGCTGGTGTGCCGGGTGCGGTGGCGGTGCCGGTTCGGTGGTGGATACGTTGACGACGACGACTTGGTCGAGCTGGTGCCGGTCACGGAAGGCGGCCAGGTCGGCGGTGATGGCCGCCGCCGTCTCGGCCTGGGTGGCCAGCGCCGGCAGCGGTCGGATCTGTGGTTCGATCCCGGCCAGTTCGGCGTGCAGCGCGGTGACCAGCCGGCTCGGGACGACTCCGGCGCTGGCCAGCGCGTCGGCCTTCTTGACCAGTGGCGTCGCGGCGATGTCGTGGCCGCCGAAGACGAGGTCGGCGAAGCCCGGCAGGGCCGGGCCGCGCAGTGGCGGCAACTCGGTGACGCACCCGGTGGCGTCCGCCAGCCCGGCGCGCAGTGCCAACGCGCCGACGATGCTGGTGACCGCGACCGAGCCGCGGGCTCCGATCAGCCAGACTCCGGTTCGCATTCCTGCCTCCAAACCCCCGCCACCGGCGGTTCGTCCTGCGATGGGTCAGCTGACCCCGCCGATTCAGGTGAGGCCCCGTCCGTCCGGGCGCGCCAGGGTGGCACCACCGTCGACGGCACCGAAGTCGGCGTCAACGACGCCGTCGCCGGGCCCGGTCGACCGGACGGACGGGGCAGTGGCAGACAGGGACGTTCGGCGTTCGGCCCTGTCTCCCCCGCTTTCCGTGCGTGCGGGCCGGCAGGTACGTCGGTCCGCGGTCGTGCTGGTGGTCCCTGGCCGGGGGCGGCTGGTGCGCCCGCCCCCGGCAGTTACCGGGGTTGTCGCCCGTGCCGCCGGGATCCGTTCGGGTCCCGGCGGCGCGGGCCGGGGTCAGCTCGCCGGAACGAACTGCACCCAGTTGAGGTTGAACATGTTGAACGTCGGTCCACCTTCGACCGAACGGAACACCAGGTAGAGACGGTGTGTCCCGGCCGGGTGGTCGACTGCCACGTCGGTGCTGGCCCAGGCGTTGGTGCCGGTGGTGGCGTTCAGCGTGGTGCTGGCCACCAGCGGTCCGTCCGGTGCGTCGACGCGCAGTTCGACGACCGCCCGCGGGGTGCCCGCGGTCGCCGTCGAGCCGCCGGCGTGGCGCAGCGTCACCGTGTCGATCCCACCGAGGTTGATCGGGTCGAACGCGATGTGGCCGCCGTTGGTGATTCCGGATACCTGCTGGCCGCCACCGGTGTCGGAGGTGTTGGACACCGAGACGCCCTGCTTGACCGGGGCGAACTCGGCCTGCTGCTGGTACAGCTGGATGGTGGCCTGGCCGACCGCGGTCAGCGCCGGTTGGCCACCCGCGCCCAGGTCGGTGTAGCTGGCACTGATCCCGCCGAACAGGTAGCTGCCGGCGTGGTCGGCACCGTCGGCCGGGGTGGGCAGGTTACCGGTGCAGCCCGTGGTGGTGGTCTGCGGGTGACCGTGCTCGTCGTGGCCGAGGACGAAGGTGACCTCGAGCCGGCTGCAGTCGATGGTGCCGTCCTCGGGGTCGGTCACGGTGACGGTGTACGGCACCGTGTCGCCCCAGTTGAAGAAGGAACCGGACAGCGGAGTGTTCACCACGACCGTCGGCGCGGTGTTGCCGACCGTGATGGTCCGGCTCAACGTCGCCTGCTTGCCGTTGGTGTCGGTCACCGTCAGCTGGGCGTAGTACACGCCGTTGCTGGTGTAGGTGTACGACGCGTCCGGGTCGGTGGAGTCGGTCGTGCCGTCCCCGTTGAAGTCCCAGGCGTAGCTGATGCTGGCGCCGACCTCGGGGGTACGCGAGCCCTCGCTGGAGAACTGCACGGTCAGCGGGGCCTGGCCGGAGGTGGCCGACGCGGTGAGTTCGGCGACCGGGCCGCGGGTGCCCTTGACGTAGCGGATCTGGTAGAGCGACGCGTCCGGGTTGGCCCGGAAGAAGCCGTCACCGTAGTCCAGCACGTAGAGGGTGCCGTCCGGGCCGATCTCCATGTCCATCGGGTTGTCGAAGACGAACGTGCTGGGCAGGAAGCGCTCGACGCCGAAGAACTTGCCGCTGCCGTTGGTCCGCATGGTGAACATCCGGTCCCGGCTGAACTCGCCGAAGAAGACGGCGTCGTTGTAGTACTCCGGCAGCTTGTACTCGGAGTCGAGTGAGTCGTCGAACTTGTAGATCGGGCCGCCCATCGGGCCGACGCCGCCGGTGCCGATCGCGGGCCACTGGAAGTCGCAGGTGCCGGCCGGGTCGACCAGGTAGCTGTCCCGACAGGTGGTGGTCGCGTTGAAGGTGTACCAGAACTGTGGCTGCTCGACCGGCGGCAACAGGCTGCGGCCGGTGTTGCGGGGCGAGTCGTTGATCGGCGCCGCGCAGTTGAACGGCTCACCGGAGGTCTGGGTGGTGAAGTCGTAGTCGATGTACGGCAGGGTCGGCGAGTAGCAGTACGGCCAGCCGTAGTTGCCCGCCTTGTTGGTGGCGAACCATCGACCGGTGCCCTCCGGGCCCCGGGTGGCGCTCGGGTTACGCGAGTCCGGCGAGTAGTCACCGATGTAGACGAAGCCGCGTGAGTCAACGTCGAACCGGAACGGGTTGCGCAGACCCATCAGGAAGATCTCCGGGCGGGTCTTGTCGTCCAGGTCCTCCGACTCCGGGAACAGGTTGCCAGCGGGGATGCTGTAGCTGCCGTCCGCCTTGAGCTTGATCCGCAGCACCTTGCCACGCAGGTCGTTGGTGTTGGCCGAGGAGCGGGCGGCGTCGTACGCCGGCCCGCGGCTCGGTGACCGGTTGATCGGCGTGTAGCCGTCCGAGCCGCTGGCGTTGGTGTCGTCACCGGTGACGAGGTAGAGCAGGCCCTTTCCGTCGAACTTGACCTCGCCGGCGACGTGGCAGCAGGCGCCCCGGTCGGTGTCGACCTTGAGGATCTCCTGCTCGGTCGACAGGTCCAGGTGCGGCGTCGGTTCTTCGACGAACTTGACCCGCGACAGCAGGTTGTAGCCCTTGAATGCGTCCCAGACGCTCGGGTCGTCGCTGTTGGCCGGCGCGTCGCCCTCGTTGACCCCGGGGGTGGCCGGGTTGTCGACGGGGGTGTCCAGCGGCGGCGCGTAGTAGAGGTAGACCCACTTGTTCTCGGCGAAGTTCGGGTCCAGGGTGACCGACTGCAGGCCGTCCTCGTCGTGCTGGTAGACGGGGACGGTGGTGATCACCGGGCTGGCGCCGGAGGCGGGGTCGTAGAGGCGGATCTCGCCAGCGCGGGTGTTGTGCAGCACCCGGCCGTCGGGCAGCACCGCGAGGCTCATCGGCTCACCGGGCTGGTCGTTGAGGACGACCCGCTCGTAGTTGGACTCGACGGTGGCGCCGCAGTCGCCTTCGGCCGCGCCAGCGGCCCACTGGATGCCGCCGAGCAGGTGCTTGCGGACGGCACCGAGGGTGAAGGTGTCCGGCGACGAGCCGAGACCGGTGTACCAGGACCGGCCGCCCTGGTAGTCCTGACACCAGGAGACCGGGTGGTCGTAGCCCATGCTGCTGCCGCTGATCGTGTCGGTGTTCACGGTGGCGAGCACGTGCTGGATGCCCCGAACGTTCTCGGTGAAGTTCAGGTAGTTCTCGTCGATGGTCAGCTCGCGCGAGATGGTGCTGGTCGACGGGTGGTAACGGTCCGCTACGTCGATCACGCCGGCGCCGCTGGCGGTGGTGCCGGTCGAGGTGGTGCCGACCAGGCCGCGGTAGAACGCCCAGTCGGGTTCGGCGTCGACGGCGGCGTGTACGCCGATGTAGCCGTTACCGGCCTTGACGTAGTCCTCGAAGGCTTCCTGCTGGTGGTCGTCGAGCACGTCACCGGTG from Solwaraspora sp. WMMD791 includes:
- a CDS encoding sugar phosphate isomerase/epimerase family protein → MSADTLAGLRFGYGTNGFANHRLTDALALLADLGYQGVALTLDHDHLDPYAADLPATVIRVADRLRDLGLAVVIETGARYLLDPWHKHAPTLLHDAAAHRIDFLRRAVAIGADLGAEAVSFWSGVRPAEVDDATAWQRLVDGCATVVDAADTAGVTLGFEPEPGMLVADIADWRRLRTALGDPDRFGITLDIGHCRCLEPLPVPQCVTEVAAHLVNVQIDDMRRGVHEHLEFGTGEIDFPPVLAALGAAGYRGLVAVELPRHSHAAPAVAAHSIEFLRAAQRRALADTGTRAAGGTAGEAGTGTRDEGGKS
- a CDS encoding SCO3242 family prenyltransferase; protein product: MSVRWRDLAELVRAPAALSVPGDVVAGAAAAGGLGPRTAGLAGASVCLYWAGMAANDWADRELDAVERPTRPIPSGRVAPGTALAVAAGLTTASLAVTAAVGGRRALAVGVPLTAAVWAYDLWAKNTAAGPAVMATCRGLDVLLGAAGSGRLRPALPAALAVAAHTYTVTELSRSEVSGADPRLPAATLAGTAAIAVAAAAPAARRPAAPGSAAPGSTSAGSASAGAGRWWRAAVTAGLAGWYAARYGAAQVAVARDPAPHQVQAAVGAGIVGLPALQGALTARSPATATGAATLVGLAVAAAAPLGRRLARLVSPT
- a CDS encoding inositol-3-phosphate synthase is translated as MRTGVWLIGARGSVAVTSIVGALALRAGLADATGCVTELPPLRGPALPGFADLVFGGHDIAATPLVKKADALASAGVVPSRLVTALHAELAGIEPQIRPLPALATQAETAAAITADLAAFRDRHQLDQVVVVNVSTTEPAPPPHPAHQRLAALVEALAGSQPVLPPSALAAYAALQAGCGYVDFTPSTGARLPALDELARQRSAPYAGHDGKTGETLVKAVLAPMFALRNLQVRSWSGSNLLGGGDGANLAEPAANAAKSASKQRVLAEILGYQPQGHTRIEYVDDIGDFKTAWDLITFSGFLGTAMRMEFTWHGCDSALAAPLVLDLARLTAAAQHAGRSGPLPELGFFFKDPIGDGPHALGDQWRVLVEFVAGLQDRATDAGGAR
- a CDS encoding ThuA domain-containing protein yields the protein MNRSTRRWLAVAAGAALTAPMIATAPAVAHDGHDHDEGYQVLVFTNTEGVAHPSTAKGVNAIRTLGNNNGFTIDVSRNSTVFTPENLANYRAVVFLNNTGDVLDDHQQEAFEDYVKAGNGYIGVHAAVDAEPDWAFYRGLVGTTSTGTTASGAGVIDVADRYHPSTSTISRELTIDENYLNFTENVRGIQHVLATVNTDTISGSSMGYDHPVSWCQDYQGGRSWYTGLGSSPDTFTLGAVRKHLLGGIQWAAGAAEGDCGATVESNYERVVLNDQPGEPMSLAVLPDGRVLHNTRAGEIRLYDPASGASPVITTVPVYQHDEDGLQSVTLDPNFAENKWVYLYYAPPLDTPVDNPATPGVNEGDAPANSDDPSVWDAFKGYNLLSRVKFVEEPTPHLDLSTEQEILKVDTDRGACCHVAGEVKFDGKGLLYLVTGDDTNASGSDGYTPINRSPSRGPAYDAARSSANTNDLRGKVLRIKLKADGSYSIPAGNLFPESEDLDDKTRPEIFLMGLRNPFRFDVDSRGFVYIGDYSPDSRNPSATRGPEGTGRWFATNKAGNYGWPYCYSPTLPYIDYDFTTQTSGEPFNCAAPINDSPRNTGRSLLPPVEQPQFWYTFNATTTCRDSYLVDPAGTCDFQWPAIGTGGVGPMGGPIYKFDDSLDSEYKLPEYYNDAVFFGEFSRDRMFTMRTNGSGKFFGVERFLPSTFVFDNPMDMEIGPDGTLYVLDYGDGFFRANPDASLYQIRYVKGTRGPVAELTASATSGQAPLTVQFSSEGSRTPEVGASISYAWDFNGDGTTDSTDPDASYTYTSNGVYYAQLTVTDTNGKQATLSRTITVGNTAPTVVVNTPLSGSFFNWGDTVPYTVTVTDPEDGTIDCSRLEVTFVLGHDEHGHPQTTTTGCTGNLPTPADGADHAGSYLFGGISASYTDLGAGGQPALTAVGQATIQLYQQQAEFAPVKQGVSVSNTSDTGGGQQVSGITNGGHIAFDPINLGGIDTVTLRHAGGSTATAGTPRAVVELRVDAPDGPLVASTTLNATTGTNAWASTDVAVDHPAGTHRLYLVFRSVEGGPTFNMFNLNWVQFVPAS